The following is a genomic window from Acidobacteriota bacterium.
CCGGCCAAGCGCATCGGTGAGCCCGAGGAAGGGCGTATTATGAGTTTTTTGCGAAGATTAATCGAAAAGAGGCCCTGGCTGCTGATCGTGGCCCTGCTGGCGGCCTTCCTGGCCGGCTTGCAGTTGGGAGGCCCGCGCCCAGCTTCGGGAGATCAGGAAGTGCACGACCACGGGCAGGTGGAGGAGTGGACTTGCTCGATGCATCCCAACATCCGCCAGCCTGGGCCGGGCAAGTGCCCCATCTGCGCCATGGATCTGATTCCGGTGTCTCAGGGCGGCGCCGATCTCGATCCCAACCGTCTGCAGATGACGGAAACGGCCAAGCGGCTGGCGGAAATCGAAACCGTCCCGGCCCAGCGCCGCTTCGCATCCAACACCTTGCGCCTGAAGGGCCAGGTGACCTACGACGAAACCCTGCTGGAGACGTTGACGGCATGGGTGCCGGGACGCCTGGACGAACTCTACGTCGACTACGTGGGCATTCGAGTCGACAAGGGCCAGCACCTGGCCCAGATGTACAGTCCCGAGATCTACGTGGCCGAGAAGGAACTGCAGGAAGCCGCACTGGCGGTCGAAGAGGCCCAGGAAGGCCAAAGCCCGCGAGCACAGCAATCGGCCCGGGAAATTCTTGAGGCTACCCGCGACAAGCTGCGGCTGTGGGGCGTTCCCGAGTCGGTCATTCGCGGCATCGCCCGGGGCGCCAAGCCCAGCGACCGCATCGACATCGTCTCGCCCGTGGGGGGAATCGTGGTCAAGAAGATGATCAGCGCCGGAGAATATGTCCAGACCGGCACCCCGCTTTACTCCATCGCCAAACTCGACGAGGTGTGGGTGGCGCTGGAGGCCTACGAGTCAGACCTGCCCTGGCTGCGCTTCGGACAGAAGGTTCAGGTGCGCGTCCCCTCCCTGCCGGGCGAAACGGTGGAAGGCACCATTTCTCTCATCGATCCCGTGATCGATCCCCAAACCCGTACCGTCCGCGTCCGCGTCGACGTGCCCAATCCCCAGCAAAAGCTCAAGCCCGGCATGTTGGCGACAGGAGTCGTGGAATCGCGGTTGGCGGCCAACGGGCGGGTCATGGAGTCCGACCTGCTGGGCAAGTGGATCTCCCCCATGCATCCCGAGATCGTCAAGGACCGGCCGGGGACCTGCGACATTTGCGGCATGCCGTTGGT
Proteins encoded in this region:
- a CDS encoding efflux RND transporter periplasmic adaptor subunit, which codes for MSFLRRLIEKRPWLLIVALLAAFLAGLQLGGPRPASGDQEVHDHGQVEEWTCSMHPNIRQPGPGKCPICAMDLIPVSQGGADLDPNRLQMTETAKRLAEIETVPAQRRFASNTLRLKGQVTYDETLLETLTAWVPGRLDELYVDYVGIRVDKGQHLAQMYSPEIYVAEKELQEAALAVEEAQEGQSPRAQQSAREILEATRDKLRLWGVPESVIRGIARGAKPSDRIDIVSPVGGIVVKKMISAGEYVQTGTPLYSIAKLDEVWVALEAYESDLPWLRFGQKVQVRVPSLPGETVEGTISLIDPVIDPQTRTVRVRVDVPNPQQKLKPGMLATGVVESRLAANGRVMESDLLGKWISPMHPEIVKDRPGTCDICGMPLVPAEELGFAAAADEEPPLVIPATALLFTGTRSVVYVEVPGQGKPTYELREVEVGARAGDEYIVLEGLSPGERVVTHGNFKIDSAMQLQARPSMMSRPGEGEAGSTPLAAPQPFLAGFDRLLEAYLQLQTALSADDWPSARAAVEGITNSWQELEAEALRLEPDQRDFWTMQAMQLKSDLEELRRADDLASIRLPFSDFSLRLLRLVDRFGHGLDKSLLQVHCPMAFSNRGADWIQAGDDVANPYFGQEMPNCGSVGQTIASRPAAAR